One Planctomycetaceae bacterium genomic window carries:
- a CDS encoding heme NO-binding domain-containing protein: MKGIAFTLLNELVEQKFGMEVWDSLLESTGQDGVFTAAASYPDQAILNLVAALSQHSGIAAEDLVRAFGEFMFTGFAQQYPSFFPDGISARELLKSVDGIIHVEVKKLFPDALLPRFEYEEPSADRLVMIYRSERQLCALAEGLINGAAAWFGEPIQHSQTKCTHRGDDHCRFELTFGGRHDRD, translated from the coding sequence ATGAAGGGCATTGCGTTTACGCTGCTGAACGAACTTGTGGAACAGAAATTCGGCATGGAAGTCTGGGATTCGCTGCTGGAAAGCACCGGTCAGGACGGCGTGTTTACCGCGGCCGCCAGTTATCCGGATCAGGCGATTCTGAATCTGGTCGCGGCGCTGTCACAGCATTCCGGGATCGCGGCGGAGGATCTGGTGCGGGCATTCGGCGAATTCATGTTCACCGGATTCGCTCAGCAGTACCCGTCCTTTTTTCCCGACGGCATCTCCGCACGCGAACTGCTGAAATCCGTCGACGGCATTATTCACGTGGAAGTCAAGAAGCTGTTTCCCGACGCGCTGCTGCCGCGATTCGAATACGAGGAACCGTCCGCCGACCGGCTGGTGATGATCTACCGTTCGGAACGACAACTGTGTGCTCTGGCAGAAGGACTGATCAACGGAGCCGCCGCGTGGTTCGGCGAACCGATTCAGCACTCGCAGACAAAGTGTACTCACCGCGGCGACGACCATTGCCGCTTTGAACTGACATTCGGAGGCCGCCATGACCGTGACTGA
- a CDS encoding response regulator — MNARNVLTSGEVAKLCNVNFRTVLRWIERGALPAYKLPGRGDNRIRTQDFLDFLASHQMPVPEQFRPNSKRILVVDDEAHMARSIRRVLKNEGYDVKTAEDGFRAGTLLGTFAPALVTLDLQMPGLSGFDVMSFIRQTPGLEQVRIVVISGLDSRRLERALEDGADAVLPKPFDNAELIEIVNHLVDSHNSARAVECA, encoded by the coding sequence ATGAATGCCAGGAACGTGCTGACCAGTGGCGAAGTGGCCAAGTTGTGCAACGTCAACTTTCGAACCGTCCTGCGATGGATCGAACGCGGAGCACTGCCCGCTTACAAGCTGCCGGGACGCGGAGACAACCGGATTCGAACTCAGGACTTCCTGGATTTTCTGGCGTCGCACCAGATGCCGGTCCCCGAACAATTCCGGCCGAACAGCAAGCGGATTCTGGTTGTTGACGACGAAGCACACATGGCTCGCAGCATCCGCCGGGTGCTCAAGAATGAAGGCTATGACGTCAAAACGGCGGAAGACGGATTTCGCGCCGGCACGCTGCTGGGCACGTTCGCTCCGGCATTAGTCACGCTGGACCTGCAGATGCCGGGGCTGAGCGGCTTTGACGTGATGTCCTTTATTCGACAGACACCCGGCCTGGAACAGGTGCGGATTGTGGTGATCTCCGGGCTGGATTCCCGAAGACTGGAGCGGGCACTGGAAGATGGTGCCGACGCCGTACTGCCGAAGCCCTTCGACAATGCGGAACTGATTGAAATCGTGAATCACCTGGTGGACTCGCACAATTCCGCACGCGCCGTGGAATGTGCCTGA
- a CDS encoding response regulator, with amino-acid sequence MNDLLRILFIDDDPAWLNALRRSTHRSRPEWELRFASSGQQALELMDREAVDVVVTDLNMPGLRGDALLSRIAEDHPDTLRFMLSGAGDGERELGSQRHAMEFIPKGISANELLSRVERGVALRRFMRSRVVDRLAETVGRLGDVPDFTMKIVSLADRSESAGRCVEISCPELGLEFRSLLPCPA; translated from the coding sequence ATGAATGATCTGCTACGAATCCTGTTCATCGATGACGACCCGGCATGGCTGAATGCTCTGCGACGCTCCACTCACCGCAGCAGGCCGGAATGGGAGCTGCGATTCGCGTCATCCGGCCAGCAGGCTCTGGAACTGATGGACCGCGAAGCCGTCGATGTTGTTGTGACGGATCTGAATATGCCCGGACTTCGAGGCGACGCGCTGCTGAGCCGCATTGCCGAAGACCACCCCGACACGCTGAGATTTATGCTGTCGGGAGCCGGCGACGGAGAACGCGAACTCGGCAGTCAGCGGCACGCGATGGAGTTCATTCCCAAAGGCATCTCCGCGAATGAACTGCTGTCTCGCGTGGAACGCGGTGTCGCTCTTCGCAGGTTCATGCGCAGCCGCGTCGTCGATCGCCTTGCGGAAACCGTCGGTCGACTCGGCGACGTGCCGGACTTCACAATGAAGATCGTCAGCCTGGCGGACCGCAGCGAAAGTGCAGGACGGTGCGTTGAAATCTCCTGCCCGGAACTCGGCCTGGAATTTCGCAGCCTGCTGCCGTGCCCCGCCTGA
- a CDS encoding DUF1501 domain-containing protein, translated as MTRHFPSQQFPCGQSRREAVWNMGAGFAGTAITGLLAGDGFFHRSAAAAETASLNPLTPQPSGFSAKAKACIFLMMNGAPSQVDTFDFKPELIKYAGRQLPEGKNYINSGGRKVGYLTPNWRRFLPGGESGLLISDYFPNVRKHADKLAVINSCHTDSHAHGSALVAMNTGKTFIGRPSLGSWCVYGLGTENQSLPGYVVMLDKRGGPISGQPNWASGFMPSTFSGTLFRPSGNPILDLKGPEHVTVDVQREQLDLLSQLNQKHLSRRPDGSELASRMNTYELAFRMQSQAPEAVGLSQETPSTLDMYGIGRQPTDEYGRNCLIARRLVERGVRFIQLYSGGGHLEETWDAHESIEKNHGRHGAEVDQPIAALLTDLEQRGLLEETLIVWGGEFGRMPFSEGRDAPGRNHNPYGFSMWFAGGGVKGGLRYGETDEFGFEAVIDRVHLHDIHATILHLMGLDHELLTYFHQGREESLTDIGGHVVTGILA; from the coding sequence ATGACACGACATTTCCCCTCACAACAATTCCCCTGTGGTCAGTCGCGACGCGAAGCCGTCTGGAACATGGGAGCCGGATTCGCCGGAACCGCGATCACAGGTCTGCTGGCCGGTGATGGTTTCTTCCACCGCAGCGCCGCTGCGGCGGAAACCGCTTCGCTGAATCCGCTGACTCCGCAGCCATCCGGATTTTCCGCTAAGGCGAAAGCGTGCATCTTTCTGATGATGAATGGTGCTCCCAGTCAGGTCGATACGTTTGACTTCAAACCGGAACTCATCAAATACGCCGGCCGGCAGCTTCCGGAAGGCAAGAACTACATCAATTCCGGTGGCCGAAAGGTCGGATACCTGACGCCGAACTGGAGACGATTTCTGCCCGGCGGCGAAAGCGGTCTGCTGATTTCCGATTACTTCCCGAACGTTCGAAAACATGCCGACAAACTGGCGGTGATCAATTCGTGTCATACCGACAGCCACGCTCACGGATCCGCACTGGTCGCCATGAACACCGGCAAGACGTTCATCGGCCGGCCGTCGCTGGGAAGCTGGTGCGTCTATGGACTGGGTACCGAAAACCAGAGCCTTCCCGGTTACGTCGTCATGCTGGATAAGCGGGGCGGACCGATCAGCGGGCAGCCGAACTGGGCCAGCGGTTTCATGCCGTCGACATTTTCCGGCACCCTGTTTCGACCATCGGGGAATCCGATTCTCGATTTGAAGGGCCCCGAACATGTGACCGTCGATGTTCAGCGCGAACAACTGGACCTGCTTTCTCAACTGAATCAGAAACATCTCAGCCGGCGCCCGGACGGATCAGAGCTGGCGTCTCGTATGAACACCTACGAACTGGCCTTTCGCATGCAGTCGCAGGCTCCCGAAGCCGTCGGTCTTTCCCAGGAAACTCCGTCAACACTGGACATGTACGGCATCGGTCGGCAGCCGACCGATGAGTACGGCCGCAACTGCCTGATCGCCCGCCGACTGGTCGAACGGGGCGTCCGCTTCATTCAGTTGTACTCCGGCGGAGGACATCTGGAAGAAACCTGGGACGCTCACGAAAGCATCGAAAAAAATCACGGCCGCCACGGGGCCGAAGTTGACCAGCCCATCGCCGCTCTGCTGACGGATCTGGAACAACGCGGTCTGCTGGAAGAAACGCTGATCGTCTGGGGCGGTGAATTCGGCCGCATGCCATTCAGCGAAGGCAGAGACGCTCCCGGCCGCAACCACAACCCGTACGGCTTCAGCATGTGGTTCGCCGGCGGCGGTGTGAAGGGAGGCCTGCGATACGGCGAAACCGACGAATTCGGCTTCGAAGCCGTCATTGACCGAGTCCACCTGCACGACATCCACGCCACAATCCTGCACCTGATGGGCCTGGACCACGAACTGTTGACCTACTTCCACCAGGGCCGCGAAGAATCGCTGACCGACATCGGCGGACACGTGGTCACAGGAATTCTGGCGTAG
- a CDS encoding M56 family metallopeptidase: MTSLETFTAALEPTIDRLGWTLVHSLWQFAAIAVVAGIALRLLNRQSAAGRYLTLLSAMVLMMAAPIATWFVIPEAEFVASVEIPISPSESQAPPLSVEDGAVFTSPPYSGASPEFTEPEPAAQPAVSASPIPLAPTSQPSWHERAARVLEPWLNIIVAVWCCGVLLFSIRPVWSWLNVRRLRTAGTSPVSESVQQALHRVAERLQVNRRVNVLASSLVTSPIVVGCFRSVVLLPASFLANIPASQLEAILAHELAHVRRYDYLVNLLQTLAETLFFYHPAVWWLSSRIREERENCCDDLVVAALGNKVEYGRALLAVEEFRSAGVPSALVLGAKGGSLLSRVRRLLPEPSPDEQRGNAGPAALAVVLTGLLLGALWASTTADADESTADDAAETKSFVAKISDDMSVELLAIHSHSDPADIWQANGTRFATPPEIQKWRDTANRFNSDARHLIFRWKGEAFARWNGPDNTPGLTYRVPGLRMYLIPDKSGVARVIAEPADDGDVVSAKVGVTDVDWGPWQKVDGKGMIIGPVDIPPACRDAYEHIKPDHMEERVGSCLFCWSGLEGFDDRAQSQLVAVTADGERQDYDGRTAWDGPSGPEIAEVFNLPLNDIDHFEFRLRPYRHWVTFENVSLQPEKKSNVKTSVESIPVPPPDSYVAELLDGRSVELVGITKNTRPAREGWKPDGRRLDESVGEWPKGLTLHDGNTTSRRDPKSVSLDPDARDFLFRFRGLASQPSLSFELPTSGSNFSHDPVNDPYLLRVSGRLRDETQFPGSSSDSFEEVAKVAVTDRPWGRWFQVSAESGEVLNPLADDDAYRSFYDRIVIKHVGTIPYPQVPDGPAMVLRQPISHQKQYDFQIRGFDSDGEECWILGWEGRSNQEVSDKTYRLGKSLPAGRTLERFEFRLRPYLYLVTFEYVVTDGPADEPSDVKITVETLHDIDNADTVDAAPAVPNRIELLATFAKELRTAAPVDWTVEQKDRAFRLLGPEAEDGEVRARILMWFDDVSINSSDLDKRDKSDMDIGCLDNTQIGRLYITRNRAAIELWEHAYSAIRAIQPVEHIAFADLDDLRNIAWFDAAYVRDVSIDAAGDLQSGTGSPVGAGITANTKFLVIGRVPEATEESSAAERNAGERFSANLELLKAAAAKHNVAAISIADFERYTERRLKEGRGFSTRWTNDPNQIQPPEFLLTGERPR, encoded by the coding sequence ATGACTTCTCTCGAAACCTTCACAGCGGCCCTGGAACCCACGATCGATCGACTCGGCTGGACGCTGGTTCATTCGCTGTGGCAGTTCGCGGCGATCGCCGTCGTGGCAGGGATTGCGTTGCGACTGCTGAATCGGCAATCCGCTGCGGGGCGGTACCTGACTCTGCTGTCGGCAATGGTGCTGATGATGGCCGCCCCGATCGCGACATGGTTTGTGATTCCGGAAGCCGAATTTGTGGCATCGGTGGAAATACCGATCAGCCCTTCTGAATCGCAGGCACCGCCACTTTCGGTTGAAGACGGAGCGGTCTTTACATCGCCGCCATATTCCGGGGCATCGCCTGAGTTCACCGAACCTGAACCCGCGGCGCAGCCTGCTGTTTCCGCATCTCCAATTCCGTTGGCTCCGACTTCGCAACCGTCGTGGCATGAACGCGCCGCCCGAGTGCTGGAACCGTGGTTGAACATCATCGTCGCGGTGTGGTGCTGCGGAGTGCTGTTGTTTTCCATTCGGCCGGTATGGAGCTGGCTGAATGTGCGGCGGTTGCGGACGGCGGGCACATCACCCGTCTCCGAATCCGTGCAACAGGCATTGCACCGCGTTGCCGAACGGTTGCAGGTGAACCGGCGAGTCAACGTGCTGGCGTCTTCGCTGGTGACGTCGCCGATCGTCGTGGGGTGTTTCCGCAGCGTGGTTCTGCTGCCGGCGAGTTTTCTTGCCAACATTCCGGCGTCGCAACTGGAAGCCATTCTCGCTCACGAACTGGCTCACGTTCGCCGTTACGACTATCTGGTCAACCTGCTGCAGACCCTGGCGGAAACACTGTTTTTCTATCACCCCGCTGTCTGGTGGCTGTCCAGTCGTATTCGCGAAGAACGAGAAAACTGCTGCGACGATCTGGTCGTGGCTGCGCTGGGCAACAAGGTCGAATACGGTCGAGCACTCCTGGCCGTTGAAGAATTCCGATCGGCCGGTGTTCCGTCAGCATTGGTGCTGGGTGCGAAAGGCGGATCACTGCTGAGTCGCGTTCGTCGATTGCTGCCCGAACCGTCTCCCGACGAACAACGAGGCAACGCTGGTCCAGCCGCTTTGGCCGTTGTGCTGACAGGACTGCTCCTCGGCGCACTCTGGGCATCGACGACGGCCGACGCCGACGAATCAACGGCTGACGACGCGGCCGAAACGAAATCTTTCGTGGCGAAAATCAGTGACGACATGTCAGTCGAGTTGCTGGCGATTCATTCACACAGCGATCCTGCCGATATATGGCAGGCCAACGGAACTCGCTTTGCAACGCCGCCGGAGATCCAGAAGTGGCGTGACACGGCAAATCGATTCAACAGCGACGCACGGCATTTGATTTTTCGCTGGAAGGGAGAAGCATTCGCGAGGTGGAACGGTCCGGACAACACTCCCGGCCTGACGTACCGTGTCCCTGGCCTGCGAATGTACCTGATTCCGGACAAATCCGGAGTGGCTCGCGTCATTGCCGAACCTGCAGACGACGGTGATGTGGTTTCCGCGAAAGTCGGCGTCACGGATGTCGATTGGGGTCCGTGGCAGAAAGTCGATGGCAAAGGAATGATCATCGGCCCGGTCGATATTCCGCCTGCCTGCCGCGATGCCTACGAACACATCAAACCGGATCACATGGAAGAACGAGTCGGCTCGTGCCTCTTCTGCTGGTCCGGCCTGGAAGGCTTTGACGACAGGGCTCAGTCACAGCTTGTCGCCGTCACGGCTGACGGCGAACGCCAGGACTACGACGGCCGCACGGCCTGGGACGGCCCGTCCGGCCCCGAAATCGCCGAAGTCTTTAACCTGCCGCTGAACGACATCGATCACTTCGAATTCCGCCTGCGGCCGTATCGTCACTGGGTGACGTTTGAGAACGTGTCATTGCAGCCGGAGAAGAAGTCGAATGTGAAAACTTCTGTGGAATCGATTCCCGTTCCCCCGCCGGACAGCTACGTGGCCGAACTTCTTGACGGGCGTTCCGTGGAACTCGTCGGCATCACAAAGAACACTCGCCCGGCCAGGGAAGGCTGGAAGCCGGATGGGCGCCGGCTTGATGAAAGTGTCGGTGAGTGGCCGAAGGGGTTGACTCTCCATGATGGGAATACGACCAGTCGGCGTGATCCGAAGAGTGTCTCCCTGGACCCAGACGCTCGCGATTTTCTGTTTCGCTTTCGCGGACTGGCATCCCAGCCGTCGCTGAGTTTTGAGTTGCCCACATCCGGCAGCAATTTTTCGCACGACCCGGTCAATGATCCCTACCTGCTGCGCGTTTCCGGCCGACTGCGGGATGAAACGCAGTTTCCTGGAAGCAGTTCTGATTCGTTTGAGGAAGTTGCAAAAGTCGCCGTAACCGACCGCCCTTGGGGCAGATGGTTTCAGGTTTCGGCCGAAAGCGGCGAGGTCCTCAACCCGCTGGCTGACGACGACGCGTACCGCTCTTTCTACGACAGAATTGTCATCAAACACGTAGGAACCATTCCTTATCCCCAGGTTCCTGACGGACCGGCCATGGTGTTGCGGCAGCCGATCAGTCATCAGAAACAATATGACTTCCAGATTCGTGGTTTCGATTCCGACGGCGAGGAATGCTGGATTCTTGGCTGGGAAGGCAGGAGCAACCAGGAAGTCAGCGACAAAACATACCGACTGGGTAAATCACTTCCTGCCGGCCGCACTCTCGAACGCTTCGAATTCCGCCTGCGACCGTACCTGTATCTGGTGACGTTTGAGTACGTGGTCACAGATGGTCCTGCGGATGAACCTTCGGATGTGAAGATCACCGTTGAAACTCTGCACGATATAGACAATGCTGACACCGTCGACGCTGCTCCTGCAGTTCCGAACCGGATCGAACTTCTGGCGACGTTTGCAAAGGAACTTCGAACGGCGGCGCCCGTGGACTGGACCGTCGAACAGAAGGACCGGGCGTTTCGCTTGCTCGGGCCGGAGGCGGAGGACGGTGAAGTGAGGGCTCGCATTTTGATGTGGTTCGATGACGTGTCAATCAATTCCAGCGATCTGGATAAGCGAGACAAGTCGGACATGGACATCGGTTGTCTCGACAACACGCAGATCGGTCGGCTGTACATCACTCGCAATCGTGCGGCTATCGAACTCTGGGAACACGCCTACTCGGCCATTCGAGCCATCCAGCCCGTCGAACATATTGCGTTTGCCGATCTGGATGACCTGCGCAACATTGCCTGGTTTGATGCGGCGTATGTGCGTGACGTGAGCATTGATGCAGCGGGGGATCTTCAATCGGGAACCGGCAGTCCTGTGGGAGCCGGCATCACGGCGAATACAAAGTTTCTTGTGATCGGGCGAGTTCCCGAAGCCACCGAAGAGTCCTCTGCCGCAGAACGAAATGCCGGAGAGAGGTTCAGCGCGAATCTGGAATTACTGAAAGCCGCGGCGGCGAAACACAACGTGGCCGCAATTTCCATCGCTGACTTCGAACGTTACACCGAGCGTCGTCTGAAAGAAGGTCGCGGTTTTTCAACTCGCTGGACCAACGATCCCAACCAGATTCAGCCGCCGGAATTTCTGCTGACCGGTGAACGCCCTCGGTGA
- a CDS encoding BlaI/MecI/CopY family transcriptional regulator has product MARQASNQPTEVELQILRILWDQGPCIARQVHNALQGSKQTSYSTTVKMLSVMLDKGLVRRDEQASPQVYRAAVTRDSAGRKLVKDLVDKVYDGAAMSLVLHALKSAKASPEELADVRRLLDELEGK; this is encoded by the coding sequence ATGGCTCGCCAGGCGTCGAATCAGCCGACAGAGGTGGAACTGCAGATCCTGCGAATTCTGTGGGACCAGGGTCCGTGTATCGCACGACAGGTGCACAACGCTCTGCAGGGATCGAAGCAGACTTCGTATTCGACCACCGTCAAGATGCTGTCGGTGATGCTGGATAAGGGACTGGTGCGACGCGACGAACAGGCGTCGCCACAGGTGTACCGAGCTGCTGTGACGCGCGATTCCGCCGGCAGGAAGCTGGTGAAGGATCTGGTGGACAAGGTCTACGACGGTGCGGCCATGAGTCTCGTGCTGCATGCTCTGAAGTCGGCGAAAGCGTCACCGGAGGAACTGGCGGACGTGCGTCGGCTGCTGGATGAACTGGAGGGGAAGTGA